From one Neorhizobium galegae genomic stretch:
- a CDS encoding xanthine dehydrogenase family protein molybdopterin-binding subunit → MTMITVSRRGFLASGAAAAAGLTIGFHVPFAGDASAQSVTPEINAWVVIKSDDTVVVRVARVEMGQGTLTGLAQLVAEELECDWDKVTWEYPTPGENVRRGRVWQNFGTAGSQGIRQSNDYVRKGGAAARMMLVQAAANEWKVPVGECTVAKGVITHVGTSRSTSYGKVAAAASLLTPPAADGITLKDPKTWTIAGRPLKRLDTAEKLNGRQVYSIDMKLPGMLNAALKVCPVFGGKIKGFDVTQIEKMPGFKKAVRLGDTGVAVIADTWWRAKTALDALPIEWDDGPNGKVQQADILAAQEEGLTAREAILGSKNGDVAGALASATRTVEAVYAVPHQHHVTMEPMNATALWTAEKCEVWTATQNAEAALATAAEVSGLPIDKNEVYRLHLGGGFGRRSSSHDFVRYAVLIAKEMPATPIKTIWSREEDMTHGWYHPSTQCRLVAGFDEQDNLSALHMRISGQSILATLSPDRLQNGRDAATFQGLNPQGPESQLGYTVPNLLIEHAMRNPHVPAGFWRGVNNNQNAIYLECFLDELAHSAKQDPLEFRRKLMANHPKHLAVLDAVTEKVGWGTPAPAGVYRGIAQQMGFGSYVAACAEVSVSDAGILKIHRIVAATDCGHAVNPQQIAAQVEGSFVYGLTAALYGEITVANGRVEQENFDTYQMLRMDEMFDVETIIMPSGGFWGGVGEPTIFVAAPAVLNAIFAATGIRVRQVPLSKTSLKKA, encoded by the coding sequence GACACCGTGGTGGTCCGCGTCGCACGCGTCGAAATGGGGCAGGGCACGCTGACGGGTCTCGCGCAGCTCGTTGCCGAGGAGCTTGAGTGCGACTGGGACAAGGTCACCTGGGAGTATCCGACGCCTGGCGAGAATGTCAGACGCGGCCGGGTCTGGCAGAATTTCGGCACTGCCGGCAGCCAGGGCATACGCCAGTCCAACGACTATGTGCGCAAGGGCGGCGCGGCGGCGCGCATGATGCTGGTTCAGGCCGCGGCGAATGAATGGAAGGTGCCGGTCGGCGAATGCACCGTCGCCAAGGGCGTCATCACGCATGTGGGTACGAGCCGCTCGACCAGTTATGGCAAGGTTGCAGCGGCGGCTTCCTTATTGACGCCGCCCGCGGCCGACGGCATCACGCTGAAAGATCCGAAAACCTGGACGATCGCCGGCCGGCCGTTGAAGCGTCTGGACACGGCGGAGAAATTGAACGGCCGCCAGGTCTACAGCATCGATATGAAGCTGCCGGGCATGCTAAATGCCGCGCTGAAGGTCTGTCCGGTATTCGGCGGCAAGATCAAGGGCTTCGATGTCACCCAGATCGAGAAGATGCCCGGCTTCAAGAAAGCCGTAAGGCTGGGGGATACCGGCGTCGCCGTGATCGCCGACACCTGGTGGCGCGCCAAGACGGCACTCGACGCCTTGCCGATCGAATGGGATGACGGTCCGAACGGCAAAGTGCAGCAGGCCGATATTCTTGCGGCACAGGAAGAAGGCCTGACGGCCCGCGAAGCCATTCTGGGCAGCAAGAACGGCGATGTAGCGGGGGCTCTCGCGAGCGCCACGCGTACCGTCGAGGCCGTCTATGCCGTACCGCACCAGCACCATGTCACGATGGAGCCGATGAACGCGACAGCGCTCTGGACGGCTGAGAAATGCGAGGTCTGGACGGCCACCCAGAACGCCGAGGCAGCTCTCGCAACCGCCGCGGAGGTTTCCGGCCTGCCGATCGACAAGAACGAGGTCTATCGGCTGCATCTCGGCGGCGGATTTGGCCGACGTTCGTCGAGCCACGATTTCGTGCGCTACGCAGTGTTGATCGCGAAGGAGATGCCGGCCACGCCGATCAAGACGATATGGTCGCGCGAAGAAGACATGACCCATGGCTGGTATCATCCCTCCACGCAGTGCCGCTTGGTCGCAGGATTTGACGAGCAGGACAACCTGAGCGCGTTGCACATGAGAATTTCCGGCCAATCCATCCTTGCAACCCTCAGTCCTGACCGTCTGCAAAATGGCCGCGATGCGGCAACATTCCAGGGTCTCAACCCCCAGGGGCCAGAAAGCCAGTTGGGTTATACCGTTCCGAACCTGCTGATCGAGCATGCGATGCGGAACCCGCACGTACCCGCGGGCTTCTGGCGCGGCGTCAATAATAACCAGAATGCCATCTATCTGGAATGCTTCCTGGATGAACTCGCGCATTCGGCAAAACAGGATCCGCTGGAGTTTCGCCGCAAGTTGATGGCGAACCATCCCAAACATCTGGCGGTGCTCGACGCTGTCACAGAAAAGGTAGGATGGGGTACGCCTGCGCCTGCCGGTGTCTATCGCGGCATTGCACAGCAGATGGGTTTTGGCAGCTACGTCGCGGCCTGCGCCGAAGTCTCGGTAAGCGACGCCGGCATCTTGAAGATCCATCGCATCGTCGCAGCGACCGATTGCGGCCATGCCGTCAATCCGCAGCAGATCGCAGCGCAGGTCGAAGGCTCCTTCGTCTACGGCCTTACCGCAGCACTCTATGGCGAGATCACCGTCGCCAATGGCCGGGTCGAGCAGGAAAATTTCGATACCTACCAGATGCTGCGCATGGACGAGATGTTCGACGTCGAAACGATAATCATGCCGTCAGGCGGCTTTTGGGGCGGTGTGGGCGAGCCGACGATTTTCGTCGCGGCGCCGGCGGTACTGAACGCCATCTTTGCTGCAACCGGCATAAGGGTGCGGCAGGTTCCGCTGTCGAAAACCAGTCTGAAGAAGGCGTAG
- a CDS encoding c-type cytochrome, translating to MKWVRRMREVCISIGLVMASSPAMGQPAVSPPAAPPGASSCSGCHAPSAVGHSIGALQGLSAPDILDALQAFRNGEREATVMGRIARGFSDGEMRAIAEWLARGDE from the coding sequence ATGAAGTGGGTGCGGCGCATGAGGGAAGTTTGCATCTCGATCGGTCTTGTAATGGCGTCGTCTCCCGCGATGGGGCAACCGGCGGTTAGTCCGCCTGCGGCGCCGCCGGGCGCGTCATCCTGCTCGGGTTGCCATGCACCGTCAGCCGTCGGTCATTCGATCGGTGCGCTGCAGGGTCTTTCTGCGCCAGACATCCTTGATGCGCTGCAAGCCTTCCGCAATGGCGAACGCGAAGCAACCGTGATGGGCCGTATTGCAAGGGGCTTTAGCGATGGCGAGATGCGAGCCATCGCGGAATGGCTGGCAAGGGGAGACGAATGA